The Streptomyces nigra genome includes the window ACGACGTACCGCACGTCCTCGCGGGGGCGCGGTACGCCGTGTCCGAGGGGACGGTGGAGCGCGTATGAGCGACCGGCCGTCCGAGAAGGAACCCGCCGGCTCCTCCGGAGACCCTGCGCCCGCCAGGACGCCCGAGCCCTCCGGCGTCGACCTCGCGCGCGTGGCGCTGCGCGCGGCCAAGGAGCAGGCACGCGCGCGTGGCGACGCGGCCCACCAGAAGAAGCAGGCGCGGCGCGGGGGCGGCCTGCGCTCCGGCGCGCGGGCCGACGGACGCGATCCCCTCGCGCTCGGCGCGGCCATCAACCGCCTGATCACCGAACGCGGTTGGGAGACCCCGGCCGCCGTGGGCGGTGTCATGGGCCGCTGGCCGGAGATCGTCGGCGAGGACGTCGCCAAGCACTGCGTACCCGAGCGGTACGACGAGGACGAGCGGGTCCTGGTCGTACGTTGCGACTCCACGGCCTGGGCGACGAACCTGCGCCTCCTCGCGCCGACCCTGGTCGCCCGTCTCAACGAGGACCTGGGCCACGGGTCCGTCCGGCAGATCAAGGTGCAGGGCCCCGGCGGCCCCGCCCGCCGCTACGGCCCCCTGCGCGCACCCGGCAGCACGGGCCCGGGCGACACCTACGGCTGAGCCGGCCCGCCGGAGTGCCCGGCTCGCCCGGCTGAAAGCCCCCGAAACAGCCGTCACACGCGTCCCGGCGCCCTCTTCCGGCGCAGGTGACAGACATCACATCACCACCTCTCCACAGCCCCGAAACGACGTCCGCGAGCCGTTCGTCGTACAACCGCACGCGGTTGCGAATCGTGAGGTGACTCCGAAGTAGCCAAGGGTTGACGGCTCGAAGCGCTGAGTGCCGCTGTGAGCCTCTTGGAGCCCCCTTCCACATATCGGGAGTCGGCCGAGCCGGGTTCAGGGCGGCACATGCGGACTCAGGTACCGGCAAACCCCCATCACTGTCAGCGCTACCGGTAGACTGGAGGACAATCCCGCCCCAGTCGTGGGGACCGTCCGGGACACGCTGAGCAACGCTGATCAAGGCTTACCAACGCAACATGCCGCAGCCGCTCCGGCAACCCGCCGACGAGCTTGGCTCGTGCTGTGCCAGAAAGGGCGCTTCGTGGCCGATTCCGGCAACCCCAACGAGAACATTCCGTCCACCGACGCCGGCGCCGACGGCGCGGGCGCTTCGCCGAGCCCCGAGGTCACCTCCTCGTACGACGCGAGCGCCATCACCGTCCTCGAGGGCCTGGACGCGGTTCGCAAGCGACCCGGTATGTACATCGGTTCGACCGGCGAGCGCGGACTGCACCACCTCGTGCAAGAGGTCGTCGACAACTCCGTCGACGAGGCACTGGCCGGTTACGCGGACACGATCGACGTGACGATCCTGGCCGACGGCGGTGTCCGCGTCGTCGACAACGGCCGAGGCATCCCGGTGGGCATCGTCCCGTCCGAGGGCAAGCCGGCCGTCGAGGTCGTCCTGACCGTGCTGCACGCGGGCGGCAAGTTCGGCGGCGGTGGCTACGCGGTCTCCGGCGGTCTGCACGGCGTCGGCGTGTCCGTGGTGAACGCCCTGTCCACCAAGGTCGCCGTCGAGGTCAAGACGGACGGCTACCGCTGGACGCAGGACTACAAGCTCGGCGTCCCGACCGCCCCGCTCGCCAGGCACGAGCCCACCGATGAGCACGGCACGTCGGTCACCTTCTGGGCCGACCCGGACATCTTCGAGACCACCGAGTACTCCTTCGAGACGCTCTCGCGGCGCTTCCAGGAGATGGCGTTCCTCAACAAGGGCCTGCGCATCCGGCTCACCGACGAGCGCGAGTCTGCGAAGGCGACCTCCGGTGCGGACGAGGCTGGCGCCGACGAGAAGGCCGAGGTCAAGTCGGTCGACTACCACTACGAGGGCGGCATCGTCGACTTCGTGAAGTACCTCAACTCCCGCAAGGGGGACGTGGTGCACCCCACCGTCATCGACCTGGAGGCGGAGGACAAGGACAAGCTCCTGTCCCTCGAGGTCGCGATGCAGTGGAACAGCAGCTACACCGAGGGCGTCTACTCCTTCGCGAACATCATCCACACCCACGAGGGCGGTACGCACGAAGAGGGCTTCCGCGCCGCGCTGACCTCGCTGATCAACAAGTACGCGCGCGACAAGAAGCTGCTGCGCGAGAAGGACGACAACCTCACGGGCGACGACATCCGCGAGGGCCTGACGGCGATCATCTCGGTCAAGCTGAGCGAGCCTCAGTTCGAGGGCCAGACCAAGACGAAGCTGGGCAACACCGAGGTGAAGACCTTCGTCCAGAAGGTCGTCTACGAGCACCTGGCGGACTGGTTGGACCGCAACCCCAACGAGGCCGCGGACATCATCCGCAAGGGCATCCAGGCCGCCACCGCGCGCGTGGCCGCCCGCAAGGCGCGCGATCTGACGCGCCGCAAGGGCCTGCTGGAGACCGCGTCCCTGCCGGGCAAGCTCTCCGACTGCCAGTCGAACGACCCCACCAAGTGCGAGATCTTCATCGTCGAGGGTGACTCCGCCGGCGGCTCGGCCAAGTCCGGCCGCAACCCGGAGTACCAGGCGATCCTCCCGATCCGCGGCAAGATCCTCAACGTCGAGAAGGCGCGGATCGACAAGATCCTGCAGAACCAGGAGATCCAGGCGCTGATCTCGGCCTTCGGCACCGGTGTGCACGAGGACTTCGACATCGAGAAGCTGCGCTATCACAAGATCATCCTGATGGCGGACGCCGACGTCGACGGCCAGCACATCAACACCCTGCTGCTGACGTTCCTGTTCCGCTTCATGCGTCCGCTGGTCGAGGCCGGGCACGTCTTCCTGTCCCGTCCGCCGCTCTACAAGATCAAGTGGGGCCGCGACGAGGTGGAGTACGCCTACTCCGACCGTGAGCGCGACGCGCTGCTGGAGCTGGGCCGCCAGCGCGGCAAGCGGGTCCGTGAGGACTCCATCCAGCGCTTCAAGGGTCTCGGCGAGATGAACGCCGAGGAGCTGCGTGTGACGACCATGGACCAGGAGCACCGCGTCCTCGGCCAGGTCACGCTCGACGACGCCGCCCAGGCCGACGACCTGTTCTCGGTCCTGATGGGCGAGGACGTCGAGGCCCGGCGCCAGTTCATCCAGCGCAACGCCAAGGACGTCCGCTTCCTCGACATCTGAGTCGGTCTCAGCTGACCGCACCAGGAAGGATCTTCACCAGCAATGGCCGACGAGAACACTCCCGTCACCCCTGAAGAGGGCGGCGTCATCGCCCAGCGTGTCGAGCCCGTCGGGCTCGAGACGGAGATGCAGCGCTCCTACCTCGACTACGCGATGTCCGTCATCGTCTCGCGTGCGCTGCCCGACGTCCGGGACGGCCTCAAGCCCGTCCACCGCCGCGTCCTGTACGCCATGTACGACGGCGGTTACCGCCCCGAGCGCGGCTTCTACAAGTGCGCGCGCGTCGTCGGCGACGTCATGGGCAACTACCACCCCCACGGCGACTCCTCCATCTACGACGCCCTGGTGCGCCTCGCCCAGCCGTGGTCGATGCGCATGCCGCTCGTCGACTCCAACGGCAACTTCGGCTCGCCGGGCAACGACCCGGCGGCGGCCATGCGCTACACCGAGTGCAAGATGGCGCCGCTGTCGATGGAGATGGTCCGCGACATCGACGAGGAGACCGTCGACTTCACGGACAACTACGACGGCCGCTCGCAGGAGCCGACCGTCCTGCCGTCCCGCTTCCCGAACCTGCTGATCAACGGCTCGGCCGGTATCGCGGTCGGCATGGCGACCAACATCCCGCCGCACAACCTGCGCGAGGTCGCCGCCGGCGCCCAGTGGTACCTGGAGAACCCCGAGGCCTCGCACGAGGAGCTGCTGGACGCGCTCATCGAGCGCATCAAGGGCCCCGACTTTCCGACCGGCGCCCTCGTCGTCGGCCGCAAGGGCATCGAGGAGGCGTACCGCACCGGCCGCGGCTCCATCACGATGCGCGCGGTCGTCGCGGTCGAGGAGATCCAGAACCGCCAGTGCCTGGTGGTCACGGAGCTGCCCTACCAGGTCAACCCCGACAACCTCGCGCAGAAGATCGCCGACCTGGTGAAGGACGGCAAGATCGGCGGCATCGCGGACGTCCGCGACGAGACGTCGTCCCGTACGGGCCAGCGCCGGGTGATCGTCCTCAAGCGGGACGCGGTCGCCAAGGTCGTCCTGAACAACCTGTACAAGCACACGGACCTGCAGACGAACTTCGGCGCGAACATGTTGGCGCTCGTCGACGGCGTCCCGCGCACGCTCTCCCTGGACGCGTTCATCCGCCACTGGGTGACGCACCAGATCGAGGTCATCGTCCGCCGTACGCGCTTCCGGCTGCGCAAGGCCGAGGAGCGGGCGCACATCCTGCGCGGTCTGCTGAAGGCCCTGGACGCCATCGACGAGGTCATCGCGCTGATCCGGCGCAGCGACACCGTCGAGATCGCGCGCGGCGGCCTGATGGAGCTCCTGGAGATCGACGAGATCCAGGCCAACGCCATCCTCGAGATGCAGCTGCGCCGGCTCGCCGCCCTGGAGCGCCAGAAGATCGTCCAGGAGCACGACGAGCTCCAGGCGAAGATCACCGAGTACAACGAGATCCTCGCGTCCCCGGTCCGCCAGCGCGGCATCGTCAGCGAGGAGCTCGCCGCGATCGTCGAGAAGTACGGCGACGACCGCAAGACCAAGCTGGTGCCCTACGACGGCGACATGTCCATCGAGGACCTCATCGCCGAAGAGGACATCGTGGTCACCGTCAGCCGGGGCGGCTACGTCAAGCGCACCAAGACGGACGACTACCGGGCGCAGAAGCGCGGCGGCAAGGGCGTGCGCGGCACGAAGCTGAAGGAAGACGACATCGTCGACCACTTCTTCGTCTCGACGACGCACCACTGGCTGCTGTTCTTCACCAACAAGGGCCGTGTCTACCGGGCCAAGGCGTACGAGCTTCCGGACGCCGGCCGGGACGCGCGCGGGCAGCACGTCGCGAACCTGCTGGCCTTCCAGCCGGACGAGGCGATCGCCGAGATCCTCGCGATCCGCGACTACGAGGCGGCGCCGTATCTGGTGCTGGCCACGAAGGCCGGGCTGGTCAAGAAGACGCCTCTGAAGGATTACGATTCGCCGCGTTCCGGCGGTGTCATCGCGATCAACCTTCGTTCGATGGAGGACGGTTCCGACGACGAACTGATCGGTGCCGAACTGGTCTCGGCCGACGACGATCTGCTTCTGATCAGCAAGAAGGCCCAGTCGATCAGGTTCACCGCCACGGACGAGTCGCTGCGGCCCATGGGCCGTGCCACCTCGGGTGTCAAGGGCATGAGCTTCCGCGAGGGCGACGAGCTCCTCTCGATGAATGTTGTTCGACCCGGTACGTTCGTGTTCACTGCCACCGACGGCGGGTACGCGAAGCGGACCGTGGTCGACGAGTACCGCGTCCAGGGTCGCGGCGGCCTGGGCATCAAGGCCGCCAAGATCGTCGAGGACCGCGGTTCGCTCGTAGGCGCGCTGGTGGTCGAGGAGACCGACGAGATCCTCGCCATCACGCTCGGCGGCGGTGTGATTCGTACGCGAGTCAACGAGGTCAGGGAGACGGGCCGTGACACCATGGGCGTCCAACTGATCAACCTCGGCAAGCGCGATGCCGTCGTAGGTATCGCACGCAACGCCGAGGCGGGACGCGAGGCGGAGGAGGTCGACGGCGACGTGGCCGTCGACGAGACCGCCGAGGGGGACGCGACCACCGGCACGGACGAGGGTGACGCGCCCTCTGCCGAGTAGCACGAGGAGTGAGTCATCGTGAGCGGAGCCACGGGCACCGGATCGTCCGGTATCCCGGCCGGTTCTCCGGCCGGTTCGGAGACGGGCGGCGGCGGTCGTGGCTCCGCCGCGCAGGCGGCGGACACCCACACCACGCAGCTGAAGGCGATCAAGTCGTCGCCCGCGAAGGGCGCGCCGTCGCCCGACGCTTCTGGATCCCAGGGGGGAACCGTGACGGACACCTACGCGGCCGGTGGGGGCCCGGCCGCCCCGGGGGCGGACAGCCGCAGGCGTCGCCCCTGCCGGGTGAGCGCCAGCCTCAGCAGGCAGGCGGTCCGTACCACCCGCCGCAGGCCTACCCGCCGGCCGGCGGCGCCCCCGCGGGCGCTGCTCCGGCGGGCGCGGTCCGCAAGCCGCGCACCGGGGCGCGCACGACCCCGCGCACCCGTAAGGCCCGGCTCCGGGTCGCCAAGGCGGACCCGTGGTCGGTGATGAAGGTCAGCTTCCTGCTGTCCATCGCGCTGGGCATCTGCACGATCGTCGCGGCCGCGGTGCTGTGGATGGTCATGGACGCCATGGGTGTCTTCTCCACGGTCGGCGGCACGATCTCCGAGGCCACCGGCTCGAACGAGTCGAACGGCTTCGACCTGCAGTCCTTCCTGTCGCTGCCGAACGTCCTGCTGTTCACGTCGATCATCGCGGTCATCGACGTCGTCCTCGCGACGGCGCTGGCGACGCTCGGCGCGTTCATCTACAACCTCTCCGCGGGCTTCGTGGGCGGCGTCGAGCTGACCCTCGCGGAGGACGAGTGAGGCAGGGCTCCGGCCCTGCCCCCCGCCCCTCCGAGAACCGATTTTGGGACTGCCCGTGTCGTGCGCTAATGTTCAGGAGTCAGCGCGCGGGAGACACACCGCAGAGCGCGGCGGGGCTATAGCTCAGTTGGTTAGAGCGCATCCCTGATAAGGATGAGGCCACAGGTTCAAATCCTGTTAGCCCCACCAGCGAAAAGACCCCCGGACCATCGGTCCGGGGGTCTTTTGCCATCACCCAGGTTCCGCCGGCGGCTCTGCGAGCGTCCGACCGGTAGCCTCATCCGCCAAGATCAGGGGATCGGGGCGGGGATGAAGCGACAGATCGTGGTGGGCGCGGCCGTAGGACTGCTGCTGGTCGCGGGATGCACGGGGGAAGAGGGCAGCGGCGAGAAGCCGCAGGCCAAGAGGCCGAGCGCCGTCTCGCAGACGCCGAAGCCGAAGCCGACGGCCGAGAGGGGGCCGGGCGAACCACTCGGGGCGACGCTGCTCGCGTCGACGGACGCCGAACTGCGGAAGCAGTACGAGCAGTATGAGCCGGGCAGGGTGGGCGGCCATCCCGACGCGGCACATGTGGCGGTACTGAGAGGACGGGAAAAGCCCTGGCAGATGGCGCAGTTGGTCTGGATGTCGGATTCCGGGCACTTCTGCTGGATGGCCCACGAGTCGAAGCATGAGAGCAGCGCGAGCCAGTGCTCCCCCATGCCGACGTCGCGGCCAGGAGTCGAACAAGTGCACACCCCGCCGACGCCGAAGGTCGACGACGGCTGGTACCTGGCCGTCGTGGAGAACGCGGTGGGCCGCTTCGGCTACACCGGCCGATCGGAGAAGGCACTCGTCCCCGTGAGGCAGGCAACCGTACGGTTTCCGTCAGGCCGGACCGTCACCTTCGTCTCGTACGGGAGGAGGCACGACGATCGCCGGATCCCCTGGGACGCCGAGATCTGCGACGCCGACCGCAGCGTCTGCTTCGACGCCTTCGACAGGGTTCCCTGATGCCGCGGTCACGCCTATGAGCCGTGCGGCTCACGCGTCACGCGTAGAGAGGCCCCCGGGCGGGCACCGGGGGCCTTCCGTGTGTGCCGAGAAGGGTCACCAACCGCCCTCTGGGCCCGTGTGGAACCGTGTCAGGGCGAAGATGATCAGAAGGTCCAGCACCATCATGGGGAGCGCCCAGAGCGGGTAGTACGGGACGAACATGAACTGGGTGATCAGGCTGATCCCCGCCGCGGCCGCGCCGACTCCGCGGCCCCAGCTCTTGTTCGTCACGACGCCCATACCGCCGATGACGAGGGCCAGGCCGACGATGATGTGGATCCAGCCCCAGGCGGTCAGGTCGAAGCGGTAGGCGTACTGGGAGGCGGCGAACAGGTTGTCCGCGGCGATGCCGGACGCCCCCATGAGGATGCTGAGCGGCCCGCTGAGCATCATCACGGCCCCGGCGAACAGGGACGCGCCGCTGAGCCTCGCGCTGCCGTCCGGCCCCCTGCCCCCTTGTCGTGTCTCGTCCGCCAATCCAGCCATAGCCGTCACCTTCCTGTACGGCGCGCTCGTCAGCCGTGCCACGTCGGCCACGCTCCTCTGTCAGGATCACCGCGATCACCCGGCACCGCGACCGCAGCCCGTGGAGGCCGTTGTCAGTGGTGGGTGGGAGGGTGACGGGGTGATCGTCGAACGGGCCTATGCGCATGTCAGCGAGGGCGAGGCGGCCGGGGGGCGGTGGCCGTGGTCGATGCCGTGTGTGCGGCAGCTGCTGGAGGAGGGACTGACGTTCTCCGCGCCCGTCACGTTCCTGGTGGGTGAGAACGGCTCCGGGAAGTCGACGCTGGTCGAGGCGCTGGCGGAGGGGTTCGGCCTGGACTCCTGGGGCGGGTCCGCGGGCTACAAATACGCCAGTGCCCGCGAGCCCTCGGAGCTGGGCGCGCGGGTGCGATTCGAGGCGACGGCGGCCGGCCGGCGCATGCTGCGCGGGTCTCGGACGCGCCGCAGGGGTTTCTTCCTGCGGGCGGAGACGGCGCTGGACGCGCTGGGCCGGGAGCAGACGACGGGAAGGCTCTCGGGGGCCGTGGACGAGATGAGCCACGGCGAAGGCTTTCTGATGGCCTTCCGTGAGCGTTTCGAGGGGCCCGGGCTGTACGTCATGGACGAACCCGAGGCCGCGCTGTCCTTCTCTTCCTGTCTTCAACTCGTCGGGCTGCTGCATCACCTGGGGCGTTCCGGCGCGCAGATCATCTGCGCCACGCACTCACCCGTGCTCACGGCGCTACCCGGCGCCGAGATCATCGAGGTGGGTGACCACGGAATGCGTCCCGCCGAGTGGCGGGATCTGGAGCTCGTCTACCACTGGCGTCGGTATCTCGACGACCCGTGGGCCTATCTACGGCACATCGTCGAGGCGGAATGACGTCCGTCCGCCGTAGCCGGGGGCGTCGTTCTGCGTCGTTCACCGCTGCGTCGTACTGCGTACTGCTGTGCTGCGTCCGTACTGCGTGCTGCTGGTGTTGCTTCTGATGCGTTACGTCTGTTCCTGCTGTCCTGCGGTCGCAGGGGCTGTCGCTCGGGCGGGGCCGAGAGGTCAGCGTTGGTGTGGCACCAGGGGCTGGGCCGGCGAGGCGGCGGTGGCGCACTCGCGGGTCGCCGGGACCGATGCGGCCGATTCGGTGTCCGCGAGGGGCCGGTGGCGGCAGCTGGGGGTCTTTCCGTGGGCCTCCGCCCGGATGCGCTGCTTCATCGTGGGAGGCAGGGCCCTGGCGTAGGACCAGGCCCAGTGGGGCGGTGCCGGAACCGCGACCTCCGCGCTGCGGTCGCTGTCGTCGCGGCCGGTGTTGCGGGAGGTCTCGGTCTGCGGCGAGGCCGCGGCGGCGGTGTTGGAGACGAAGCCGAGCGCCGTGAACAGCGCCAGGAAGGCGGAGACGATGGCGGTCCACAGGTTCATGACCTTGTTCCTGGTCATGGCCCCTCACTTTCAGGTTGGGCGATTTGCGTACTTTCCTCATGATGTGTATGTGGGCCGCGAAGTCATGGACCGACGCCCGTGGCGCGTCGATCTTCAGATGAACAGCACTCGAATGGCCGCAGGAGCCGCGAAGAGTGGCAAAAGTGGTGGGAAGCCGACAAAGTCACCCTCTGTCCGGAGGTGATCACTCTCCGGTCCGGAGTCGGTTCGTCCCCATCTACTGGGGTGTGCCGGGCGGCAGTTGAGCCCCCACGCAGGTCACCGATCGGTCTCGGCCGGTGTGTATAGTCGGGCGCCAGAGGTCCCCTACGTCAAGGAAAGACGAGGTCGCGCGGTGAAGAAGCTTCTCCTGGTCGCACTGGCCGCCATCGGCGGGCTCCTCGTGTACCGCCAGATCCAGGCGGATCGCGCCGAGCAGGATCTGTGGACGGAGGCGACTGACTCCGTGCCCACGGGTTCGTGAGCCGTCACAACGGATTCGACACAGACCCCGGCCGCCGACGCGGCCGGGGTTTCGTGTGTTCGGAGCAACGCGTGGCGGCTCGTCCTCGAGTTGCGGAAGCCGATCACTGCGTCTAGACGCCGCTGTTTCGGACGGGCGTGCGCAATGCGGGGGCGCCGGGCGGCCGGGCTGGGCAGGATGGGCGACGGTCCGGAAGACGGCGAAGGGGTGGCGCGTGATGAGGCGGCGTACGGGGGCACGGCAGGGGGCGCGTCCGGTGCGTCACGCGCTCCGTGCGCGGTCGGCCGCCGTAGGGGCGCTGCTGCTGTGCGCGACGGCCGCCCTTCCGGTGCCCACGGCCCTGGCCGCCGGGTCACCGGGGCCGTACGGCTTCGCCCCCGACACCACCAGCGTCACCGGCGCCCCCACCCCGGCCGGCGCGAAACCCCTCACCGCCGGGACGACGTACCGCAGTTCGCTGCCCGGGGACGGGCCCGTGCACTACTCCCTCGACCTCGACGCCACCTCCGACACCTACGTCTCCGCCACCGCCGCCCCCGATCCCGGCAGCGCCGTCTCCGCGGGTGAGGGCATCAAGGTGACCGTGCAGGACGCCGCCGGACGTTCCTGCTCCTTCGACACCGAGACCTTCGGCGTCGTCCGCAGCGCCCGCCCGATCGCCGCCTGGGGCGCCCGCGAGATCTCCGCCGATCGGCCCCGCTGCAAGACGGCGGGCACCTATCACGTCGTCGTCGAGCGCGTCGGTACGCCCGTGAGCGTGGCGGACGACTGGGACCTGGAGCTGTCCGTCGTCTCGGAACCGGCGCTGCGCGAGCCCGTCGCCGCCGAGGTCCCGGAGGCATGGAACTCGCAGACGCCCCGGCCCGCCACCGGTGACGCCGTTCCGCGTGAGGGCGGCTCGGGCTTCGCCTCCGCGGTGCCCGTCGGCCCGGGTGTGTGGACCTCCGGCATCGAGCCCGGCGGCACGCTCTTCTACCGGGTGCCCGTCGGCTGGGGCGGACAGCTCTCCGCCACGGCAGAACTGGCCGCCGCCGACAGCCGTGGCGGCTATACGACCGGCGCGCTGAGCCTTGAGCTCTACAACCCCGCCCGCGGGTTCGTCGACGACGTGGCCGCCAACTACGCCGGGCGCCGGGAAGACGCCTCGCTGCCGCCCCTGCCGCCGGTCGCGTACGAGAACCGGTACGCCGGCCCGGACCGGCTCGGCGGCATGCGGTTCGCCGGGTCCTACTACCTCGTGGTGCACCTGGCGTCCGAGGTGGCCGAGAAGTTCGGCGACGGGCCCTTCGACGTGGCCCTGCGTGTGCGGGTGGACGGCTCGGAGAAGTCCGCGCCCGACTATGCGGGGGAGTCTCGGCCGGACGACGTCTTCGAGGCCGTGCCGGTGGACCTGGACCTGGGCGAGGTCACGGGGGGTGCGTCTTCGGGCGGTACGGCGGGCGGCGGCAGCGGACGTGGGGATGCCGCGATGACCGTGCTGGCGGTGAGCGGCATCGGCACCGGGACCGCGCTGCTGGGGGTGCTCGGGGTGTGGAGCGTGGTCGCGCGCCGGAGGCTCGGGGGTTCGTAGGGGCGCTCGGGCGTTCAGGGGGCGCGCGCAGCTCTCTCCCGGGGGCCTCAGATCTGGCTGAGCGCCCAGAATCCCACCGCGTAGCAGGCCAGCGCCAGCAGCAGGAGCGGGATGGCCACCTTGGCCGGGGGACCGGGACGGCGGGTGGCGCGGTGGCCGCCACGCGGGCGGGGCTGCGCAGGGGCGGCGAGGAGAAGGGAACCTGCTGGCTCTGAGCGGTGTATGAAGCAGTAGAGGCATCGACGCGGTGATACGGCGTCGGTGTCGGGGTGGCCGTGGGTGTGGATGTGGGACCGGGCGTGGGTGTCGGGGGTCCGCGGGGCCGGGGGCCGGTACGGGTACTGGGGGACGGGGGATCGATGGGCGGCGAGGTCGCGGGTGTGCTCGGGGTGTACTCGTGAGGTGGCGCCGGTGCCGTGGTGCGGGCGGTACTCACGGTGGGGTCCGGCGGGGGGAGCTGGAAGCTTCCGGTGTCCGACATGTTCGGGAGCCGATGGACGCCGCCGGAGGGCGAGGGGTCCGTGGGCGTCCGGGTGCCCTGCTGCGGTGGTTCGGGACGGTGCGGGGGCGGGGCCGGTACCGAGGCGGACGGCACGGGGGAGCGACGGCCGGTGGAGCCGGTATGGGGGGTGGCGAGGCGGGCGGCGACGGGGCGGGACGGGGCGGCACGGAGGACTGCTGATGCCCGGTCAGGGATGCCGAGTGGCCGGTGCCGGCCGGTGCCGGCCGGTCCACGCGGAGGGCACCGGAGCCGGTGCCCGTTCCGTCGATGACGCCGGGCGCGCGCGTCTGGGGTCCGTCCGGGCCGAATCCGGCGGGCAGCGGCCCGAGCTGGTCGAAGATCTCGATCAGCTCGTCGTCGGGACCGGGTTCCGGCAGCAGTTCGGCCGCCGACGCGAGGGCCTTGCGCGCGCCGGTGGCCGTGCGGAACCGCGCGTCCGGATCGGGCTGGAGCAGCGTCGCCACGACCTGCCAGAGCGGCTCGGGTATCCCCTTGGGCGCACCCGGTGTGCCGTGCTCGGTGAAGTACTGCACCAGCGCCTTGGCATCCGGCTTGGCGCCCTCCAGCAGATACAGCGCCACGAGTCCCACGGCGAACAGATCCGCCGGGAAGTCCGGGTCGGAGCCCAGGAGTTGTTCCGGGGCGAGGTAACCGGGCGTCCCCACCACGAGGTTGGTCTCGGTCAGCCGGGGTTCGCCCAGCCGCATGGCGATGCCGAAGTCGGACAGCCGCAGGCGTGGCCGGGCCGTCCCGGTGGCCTCCAGGAGCACGTTGGCGGGCTTGATGTCACGGTGGACGACACCCTCGGCGTGCACGGCCGACAGCCCCGACAGGAGCTGGTCGAGCAGGGTGCACACGAACGACGGCGGCAGGGGCCCGTAGTCGCCGATGAGGTGGACGAGCGAACCGCCGCCCACCAGGTCCATGGTGAACAGCACCTTGTCGTCGTCGGCGGCCCAGCTGGCCGGCGCGAGCACATGGGGGTGGTCGATCCGCAGGGCCTGCTCCCGGACAAAGCGCAGAAGCGAGTGCGCGTCGCTCTGCTGGAGCACCTTGGCCGCGACGTACCGGCGGCGGCGGTGGTCCCAGGCACGCCAGACGGCACCGACGCCTCCGCGCCCGATCGGGTCGACCAGTTCGTACCGGCCGGCGAAGACCTCACCCATGGCTGTGCGTCGCTCCTCCCCCTGCGGTCATCCCCCTTGCCTCCCCCGCGAAGCGAGATACGACTCCTCCCGCGCGGCTTCCCGTGGGGCGCGGCCCTCCCACGCACCCGAGGGCAGTCGTCGGCCGGGTAGCCGTCGGCCCGGTCGCCGAACCCCCTTCGGCGACCGGGCCTCGGGCTCAGCTCAGCTCTGGTGCGACTGGTAGTGCGCGACCGCGTCGGACGTCCGGCCGGCGCCGTACACCCGGAGGAACTCTGCCAGCTCCGGGTGGGTCCCGGCGAGACTGTCGGCGGCCTCGATGATGTCGCCGGCGGCCGCGACCGAGCGCAGCAGCGACTGGATCTCGCGGACCACCCGCTTCACGGTGGGAGCGCCCGAACTGCTCGTCGTCTGTGTGGTGTTGCTGAGCACCGAGCCCCCCTGCGACTTC containing:
- a CDS encoding DLW-39 family protein, with the translated sequence MKKLLLVALAAIGGLLVYRQIQADRAEQDLWTEATDSVPTGS
- a CDS encoding DUF6344 domain-containing protein: MTRNKVMNLWTAIVSAFLALFTALGFVSNTAAAASPQTETSRNTGRDDSDRSAEVAVPAPPHWAWSYARALPPTMKQRIRAEAHGKTPSCRHRPLADTESAASVPATRECATAASPAQPLVPHQR
- a CDS encoding serine/threonine-protein kinase encodes the protein MGEVFAGRYELVDPIGRGGVGAVWRAWDHRRRRYVAAKVLQQSDAHSLLRFVREQALRIDHPHVLAPASWAADDDKVLFTMDLVGGGSLVHLIGDYGPLPPSFVCTLLDQLLSGLSAVHAEGVVHRDIKPANVLLEATGTARPRLRLSDFGIAMRLGEPRLTETNLVVGTPGYLAPEQLLGSDPDFPADLFAVGLVALYLLEGAKPDAKALVQYFTEHGTPGAPKGIPEPLWQVVATLLQPDPDARFRTATGARKALASAAELLPEPGPDDELIEIFDQLGPLPAGFGPDGPQTRAPGVIDGTGTGSGALRVDRPAPAGTGHSASLTGHQQSSVPPRPAPSPPASPPPIPAPPAVAPPCRPPRYRPRPRTVPNHRSRAPGRPRTPRPPAASIGSRTCRTPEASSSPRRTPP
- a CDS encoding AAA family ATPase; this encodes MIVERAYAHVSEGEAAGGRWPWSMPCVRQLLEEGLTFSAPVTFLVGENGSGKSTLVEALAEGFGLDSWGGSAGYKYASAREPSELGARVRFEATAAGRRMLRGSRTRRRGFFLRAETALDALGREQTTGRLSGAVDEMSHGEGFLMAFRERFEGPGLYVMDEPEAALSFSSCLQLVGLLHHLGRSGAQIICATHSPVLTALPGAEIIEVGDHGMRPAEWRDLELVYHWRRYLDDPWAYLRHIVEAE